One genomic segment of Brassica napus cultivar Da-Ae chromosome A3, Da-Ae, whole genome shotgun sequence includes these proteins:
- the LOC106442163 gene encoding 60S ribosomal protein L4-1-like: MATAAARPLVTVQGLDNDMTTDQSPTLVLPNVMTSPVRPDIVSFVHAQISNNSRQPYAVSTKAGHQTSAESWGTGRAVSRIPRVPGGGTHRAGQAAFGNQCRGGRMSAPTKVYRLWHRRVNVNMKRHAIVSAIAATAVPALVVARGHKIENVPELPLVVSDSAEAVEKTSAAIKVLKQIGAYDDAEKAKESIGIRSGVGKMRNRRYVSRKGPLVVYGTEGSKIVKAFRNLHGVELCHVERLNLLKLAPGGHLGRFVVWTKSAFEKLEGIYGSFEKGSEKKKGYVLPRAKMVNADLARIINSDEVQSVVKPVEKDAKRKVMKKNPLKNLNVMLKLNPYAKTAKRMSLLAEAERVKAKKEKLTKKRKIVTKEEALAIKAAGKSWYQTMISDSDYTEFDNFTKWLGASQ, translated from the exons ATGGCCACCGCCGCCGCTCGTCCCCTCGTCACCGTCCAAGGCCTGGACAACGACATGACCACCGACCAATCCCCAACCCTCGTCCTACCCAACGTCATGACATCCCCCGTCCGTCCCGACATCGTCAGCTTCGTCCACGCCCAAATCTCCAACAACTCCCGCCAGCCCTACGCCGTCTCCACCAAAGCCGGCCACCAGACCTCCGCCGAGTCGTGGGGAACCGGGCGCGCCGTCTCGCGTATCCCCCGCGTCCCCGGCGGCGGGACTCACCGCGCCGGACAAGCTGCCTTCGGTAACCAGTGTCGCGGCGGACGCATGTCCGCCCCGACAAAGGTCTACCGTCTCTGGCACAGGCGCGTGAACGTCAACATGAAACGCCACGCGATCGTCTCCGCCATCGCCGCCACCGCTGTTCCCGCTCTTGTCGTCGCGCGCGGGCACAAGATCGAGAACGTCCCCGAGCTGCCACTTGTTGTTAGTGACTCCGCCGAAGCCGTGGAGAAGACGTCAGCTGCTATCAAGGTTTTGAAGCAGATCGGAGCTTACGACGACGCAGAGAAGGCTAAGGAGAGTATCGGGATTAGGTCTGGCGTTGGTAAGATGAGGAACAGGCGTTACGTTTCTAGGAAAGGTCCTCTTGTGGTTTACGGCACCGAAGGGTCCAAGATCGTGAAGGCGTTTAGGAACCTCCACGGTGTGGAGCTTTGCCACGTGGAGAGGCTTAACTTGCTGAAGCTTGCGCCAGGTGGACATTTAGGGAGGTTTGTGGTTTGGACCAAGTCTGCTTTCGAGAAGCTTGAGGGGATCTATGGTTCGTTTGAGAAGGggtcggagaagaagaagggttaTGTGCTTCCTAGGGCGAAGATGGTGAATGCTGATTTGGCGAGGATTATTAACTCTGATGAGGTGCAGAGTGTGGTGAAGCCGGTTGAGAAGGATGCGAAGAGgaaggtgatgaagaagaatCCGTTGAAGAATTTGAATGTGATGCTGAAGTTGAATCCGTATGCTAAGACTGCGAAGAGGATGTCGTTGTTGGCGGAGGCGGAGAGGGTTAAGGCTAAGAAGGAGAAGCTtacaaagaagaggaagatagTTACTAAG GAGGAGGCATTGGCGATCAAAGCAGCAGGGAAGTCGTGGTACCAGACTATGATCTCTGACAGTGACTACACCGAGTTTGACAACTTCACTAAATGGCTCGGTGCTAGCCAGTAA
- the LOC106437259 gene encoding ankyrin repeat-containing protein ITN1-like: protein MGSRIQEEKELEPDMEKGWATDPVSPAGSTVADLSSPTPTPRKTLVLSNSGKALMVSNSSKSLGLSNSGKRFDPTGKKKYVKQVTGRHNDTELHLAAQRGDLAAVKQILSDIDSQITGTISGSDFDDEVAQIMTSVVNEVNELGETPLFTAAEKGNIDVVKELLCYTTKESLMQKNLSGFDALHIACSQGHRAIVQLLLEHEPLLSKTVAQSNATPLVSAATRGHSEVVNELLAKDSSLLEISRSNGKNALHLAARQGHVDIVRTLLDKDPQLARRTDKKGQTSLHMAVKGISSEVVRLLLRADPAIVMLPDKFGNTVLHIATRKKRAEIVNELLQLPDTNVNALTRDHKTAYDIAEGLTHSEETQEIKEILSRCGALKANELNQPRDELRKTVTEIKKDVHTQLEQTRRTNKNVDGIAKELRKLHRAGINNATNSVTVVAVLFATVAFAAIFTVPGGDDDNGVAVMVHATSFKIFFIFNAIALFTSLAVVVVQITLVRGETKTERRVVEVINKLMWLASVCTSVAFISSSYIVVGRRNRYSAVVVTVIGTVTMTGILSIMTYYVVKSKRTRKVRKKEKKKKFGRTGTGSWHNANPSETESEVNPIYAI, encoded by the exons ATGGGATCTAGAATCCAAGAAG AGAAGGAGCTGGAACCGGATATGGAGAAGGGTTGGGCGACCGATCCTGTGAGTCCGGCAGGGAGCACTGTAGCGGACCTGTCGTCGCCAACTCCAACCCCAAGGAAGACTCTGGTCCTGTCCAATTCAGGGAAGGCTCTTATGGTGTCTAACTCAAGCAAGTCCTTAGGCCTTTCCAATTCGGGAAAACGGTTTGATCCAACCGGTAAAAAGAAGTATGTCAAACAAGTCACTGGCCGCCACAACGACACCGAGCTTCACCTAGCTGCTCAAAGAGGAGACTTGGCTGCTGTTAAGCAGATTCTTAGTGACATTGATTCTCAGATCACTGGTACCATTTCAGGATCTGATTTTGATGACGAG GTGGCACAAATAATGACATCAGTGGTAAACGAGGTGAATGAGTTAGGAGAGACACCACTTTTTACAGCAGCAGAGAAAGGCAATATTGATGTTGTGAAAGAGCTTTTGTGTTATACCACCAAAGAGTCTCTTATGCAGAAGAATCTTTCTGGATTCGACGCTTTACATATTGCTTGCAGTCAAGGCCATCGAG CTATTGTTCAGTTACTGCTAGAGCATGAACCTCTATTGAGTAAAACAGTAGCTCAATCAAACGCAACACCACTTGTTTCTGCTGCAACACGAGGGCATTCAGAAGTAGTTAATGAGTTGCTTGCTAAAGACTCAAGCTTGCTTGAGATATCAAGATCTAATGGAAAAAACGCGCTTCACCTAGCTGCACGTCAAGGTCATGTAGATATTGTAAGAACGTTGCTTGATAAAGATCCGCAGTTAGCAAGAAGAACAGACAAGAAAGGACAAACGTCTTTACATATGGCTGTGAAAGGAATTAGCTCAGAAGTCGTGAGATTACTCCTTCGAGCTGATCCGGCTATCGTCATGCTTCCTGACAAGTTTGGTAACACCGTGTTGCATATCGCTACACGAAAGAAAAGAGCAGAG ATTGTGAACGAACTGTTACAACTTCCGGATACAAACGTGAATGCGCTAACACGAGATCATAAAACCGCTTACGACATCGCTGAAGGACTTACTCATTCAGAGGAAACACAAGAGATCAAAGAAATATTATCCCGTTGTGGAGCGCTCAAAGCAAACGAACTGAACCAGCCAAGAGACGAGCTGCGAAAGACCGTGACCGAGATCAAAAAAGACGTCCACACGCAGCTAGAACAAACCCGAAGAACCAACAAAAACGTAGACGGTATCGCCAAAGAGCTAAGGAAACTCCACAGAGCTGGAATCAACAATGCTACAAACTCGGTAACCGTGGTGGCTGTCCTCTTCGCCACGGTTGCATTCGCCGCCATTTTTACGGTTCCGGGAGGCGACGACGACAACGGTGTGGCCGTGATGGTACACGCAACATCATTCAAGATATTCTTTATATTCAACGCGATTGCGCTCTTCACTTCGTTAGCAGTAGTTGTCGTGCAAATCACGTTAGTGAGAGGTGAGACTAAAACGGAAAGACGTGTGGTGGAAGTAATCAATAAGCTGATGTGGCTTGCCTCTGTCTGCACCAGCGTGGCGTTCATTTCTTCCTCGTACATTGTGGTTGGTCGGAGAAATAGATACTCAGCGGTTGTGGTTACGGTTATAGGAACCGTGACAATGACGGGGATTTTAAGTATAATGACTTATTATGTTGTGAAGTCTAAGAGGACTAGGAAGgtgaggaagaaggagaagaagaagaagtttggTAGAACTGGTACGGGCTCGTGGCATAATGCGAATCCATCTGAGACTGAATCAGAGGTGAATCCAATTTACGCTATCTGA
- the LOC106439188 gene encoding protein IQ-DOMAIN 1: protein MVKKAKWLENVKKAFSPDVKKLKHQSVEESVISYPVLVARSRSSPPQFEVRVDEVNYEHRKKKNLSPPPSEEQENVLGDSTPESVPPPVAPDRFAGEEAAAIFIQSTFRGHLARREALRMRRWARLKLLMEGLVVQRQAANTLRSMQTFTRMQSKIRSMRIRMAEENQVRHKHLLQKHAKELRGSKNGVNNQSKKQVEAGLLNKNEAATMKKEMALAYASTHQQHLKSNLKSTNTMFIMDPSNLTWGWSWLERCTADRPCESSEKERSNTVKPSVKTSTNRGETAKSSNRKKLSSLTQTSAPSTSSSTTKKPRNNKPTPPSIRPKTTDEITKSSEKNRRHIIARSSVSDDEGLVSSMARRHNMVPTKPANEIPKSSEKNPSRHLIARSSVSDDEGLASSTARRRNMVPTKPARGNLKAQSSAAATKATKEESNDVLREKAPAAKKRVSPAPKPRRSSAPSKVENSVLKAVKTPCA from the exons ATGGTCAAGAAAGCGAAATGGCTGGAGAACGTAAAGAAGGCTTTTAGTCCAGATGTAAAG AAGTTGAAACACCAATCGGTTGAGGAGAGTGTCATTTCTTACCCTGTACTGGTTGCAAGATCCAGAAGCTCTCCTCCTCAGTTTGAGGTCAGAGTTGATGAGGTCAACTATGAAcacaggaagaagaagaatctatctcctcctccttcagaagaacaagaaaatgTTCTTGGAGATTCAACTCCTGAGTCTGTTCCTCCACCAGTTGCACCTGATAGGTTTGCAGGGGAAGAAGCAGCTGCCATCTTTATCCAGTCTACATTTAGGGGACATTTG GCAAGAAGAGAAGCGCTGAGGATGAGGAGGTGGGCTAGACTTAAGTTATTGATGGAAGGATTGGTTGTACAAAGGCAAGCTGCAAATACTCTTAGATCTATGCAGACTTTCACTCGTATGCAGTCAAAGATCCGGTCTATGAGAATCAGGATGGCAGAAGAGAATCAGGTTCGCCATAAGCATCTCCTTCAGAAGCATGCCAAAGAGCTAAGAGGCTCCAAG AATGGGGTCAACAATCAGTCCAAGAAACAAGTTGAAGCAGGTTTGTTGAATAAGAACGAGGCGGCGACAATGAAAAAGGAAATGGCATTGGCTTATGCATCCACACATCAG CAACACTTGAAGAGTAACCTGAAATCTACAAACACTATGTTCATCATGGATCCTAGTAACCTTACTTGGGGTTGGAGCTGGTTGGAAAGGTGTACGGCTGACCGGCCATGTGAGAGCTCAGAGAAAGAACGAAGCAACACCGTTAAGCCATCCGTTAAGACCTCCACTAATAGAGGAGAAACCGCAAAATCTTCAAACCGTAAGAAGCTCAGTAGCTTGACTCAAACCAGTGCTCCATCAACATCATCATCCACAACTAAAAAGCCGAGAAATAACAAGCCAACCCCACCGTCTATAAGACCCAAGACCACCGATGAAATCACCAAGAGCTCTGAGAAGAACCGTAGGCACATCATTGCAAGGTCATCGGTTAGTGATGACGAAGGGCTAGTTAGCTCAATGGCTAGACGTCACAACATGGTTCCGACAAAACCAGCAAATGAAATACCCAAGAGTTCGGAGAAGAACCCTAGTAGGCACCTCATTGCAAGGTCATCGGTTAGTGACGACGAAGGTCTGGCTAGCTCAACGGCTAGACGCCGCAACATGGTTCCAACAAAACCAGCACGTGGCAACCTCAAAGCCCAGAGCTCAGCTGCTGCGACCAAGGCAACCAAAGAGGAAAGTAATGATGTTTTACGGGAGAAAGCACCTGCAGCTAAGAAACGAGTTTCTCCTGCACCCAAACCTAGACGATCCTCAGCTCCGTCCAAGGTTGAAAACAGCGTTTTAAAAGCGGTGAAAACGCCGTGTGCTTAA
- the LOC106442164 gene encoding pathogenesis-related protein 1 yields MEMCVKLSHPSSCLLFLFLLFSDHHSAAGTYIPGMSNAAARMFNRARKAKQAREFLNAHNTARESSGVPPLGWHKGLARFADKWAKQRKPDCSMQHSGGPYGENIFWYRERKTWWPERVVMKWYEERFSYDSKTNSCASGEMCGHYTQIVWRDTTAVGCARVKCDEGRGFLVVCEYNPRGNYEGESPFDQTQ; encoded by the coding sequence ATGGAGATGTGCGTCAAGTTGTCTCACCCATCGTCAtgtcttctctttctcttccttctcttctccGATCATCATTCCGCCGCCGGAACTTACATCCCCGGCATGTCAAATGCAGCTGCACGCATGTTCAACAGAGCGAGGAAAGCAAAACAAGCGAGAGAATTTCTAAACGCTCACAACACAGCACGCGAGTCTTCAGGCGTACCACCTCTTGGATGGCACAAAGGCCTGGCCCGGTTCGCTGATAAATGGGCCAAACAACGTAAGCCAGATTGCAGTATGCAACATTCCGGTGGGCCTTACGGCGAGAATATTTTCTGGTACCGGGAGAGGAAGACGTGGTGGCCAGAGAGAGTGGTGATGAAATGGTATGAAGAGAGGTTTAGCTACGACTCGAAAACAAACTCGTGCGCGTCGGGAGAGATGTGCGGTCATTACACGCAGATCGTGTGGCGAGACACTACAGCTGTTGGATGCGCACGTGTGAAATGTGATGAAGGTCGTGGGTTTCTTGTGGTGTGCGAGTACAATCCACGCGGGAATTACGAAGGTGAAAGCCCTTTCGATCAAACACAGTAA
- the LOC106439189 gene encoding PWWP domain-containing protein 2 gives MSTEQESLHPGSDAVDDCDASKVEVKMSEPLSGQDQELVGRLASSAGDLATEKESVNGGLDLSIEAQNVESEKKKVSGKQGTKAESLDDTESFMALEPYESKDESALDNDNAPVRSKVKFLSDSDLVWAKVRSHPWWPGQVFDASASSEKAKKHFKKGSFLVTYFGDCSFAWNDATKIKPFRQHFSQLAKQSSLPDFVDAVEVALEEVSRRIEFGLACSCVGKEVYERVKSQKVMNPGVREESSRVQGGDKVSSVVFFEPKNLVEYVKGLACSPRYYGSDELMFVSQRARLLAFSRWKGFIELPEFETLQGSLESAPKMKESAPEPKKSTKRRKTEDKDDGVFEYEDTAVLKKKEEKTLAEFIAEIRLSKSNGKRSHGEKKRKVVDTKPTKSAKKMKVNVQKEDSGSPVSLKNDQKVTPKKAKTSFGIGASILRVANQMHCSTTPTGLVPCSKSNGSGKSLQGRSKPEALSERKTSPNETLSSIHSASATKASNKESGDLKGSSEEQMANKDKEEAANIVGEMTTEESNLTEEKTTGSVLKEQLVNKN, from the coding sequence ATGTCGACTGAACAAGAAAGTCTTCACCCGGGGTCCGACGCTGTTGATGACTGTGATGCCTCGAAGGTGGAGGTTAAAATGTCTGAGCCCTTGAGTGGTCAAGATCAGGAGCTGGTCGGAAGATTAGCTTCTTCAGCTGGTGATCTTGCCACAGAAAAAGAATCTGTAAATGGAGGGTTAGATCTGAGCATTGAAGCTCAAAATGTAGaaagtgagaagaagaaagtctCAGGAAAGCAAGGAACTAAAGCTGAGAGCTTGGATGATACTGAATCTTTTATGGCTTTAGAGCCATATGAAAGCAAGGATGAGAGTGCTTTGGATAATGACAATGCCCCTGTAAGGTCGAAAGTGAAGTTCCTCTCTGACTCAGATTTGGTTTGGGCCAAAGTAAGGAGCCATCCCTGGTGGCCTGGACAAGTGTTCGACGCTTCTGCTTCCTCAGAGAAAGCCAAGAAACACTTCAAGAAAGGAAGCTTTTTGGTGACGTACTTCGGAGACTGCTCATTCGCTTGGAACGATGCGACAAAGATAAAGCCTTTCCGACAGCATTTCTCCCAATTGGCGAAGCAGAGCAGTCTTCCTGATTTTGTTGATGCTGTTGAGGTTGCTTTGGAAGAGGTTTCGAGGAGGATAGAGTTCGGTTTGGCTTGTTCTTGTGTAGGGAAGGAAGTCTATGAGAGGGTTAAGAGTCAGAAGGTAATGAATCCTGGAGTCAGAGAAGAGTCAAGTAGGGTACAAGGGGGAGACAAGGTCTCAAGTGTGGTCTTCTTTGAACCTAAAAACCTTGTGGAGTATGTGAAGGGTTTAGCATGTTCTCCAAGGTATTATGGTTCTGATGAGCTGATGTTTGTGAGTCAGAGAGCTAGGCTACTCGCTTTTAGTCGCTGGAAAGGCTTTATTGAACTTCCTGAGTTTGAGACGCTTCAGGGATCTCTAGAGTCTGCACCCAAGATGAAAGAGTCTGCTCCCGAACCGAAAAAGAGTACTAAAAGGAGAAAGACAGAAGACAAAGATGATGGAGTGTTTGAGTATGAGGACACTGCTgttctgaagaagaaggaggagaagaCTTTGGCGGAGTTCATTGCTGAGATACGCTTAAGCAAAAGTAATGGGAAGAGATCACATGGTGAAAAGAAACGCAAGGTTGTGGATACGAAACCGACAAAGTCTGCTAAAAAGATGAAGGTGAACGTGCAGAAAGAAGATTCAGGATCGCCAGTTTCTCTTAAGAATGATCAGAAGGTTACACCGAAGAAAGCTAAAACAAGTTTTGGAATTGGGGCCAGCATATTGAGAGTAGCAAACCAGATGCATTGTTCAACTACACCTACTGGACTCGTACCTTGCAGTAAGAGCAATGGCAGTGGGAAAAGTCTCCAGGGCAGAAGTAAACCTGAAGCATTGTCTGAAAGAAAGACTTCTCCTAATGAAACACTTTCAAGCATTCACTCTGCTTCTGCTACCAAAGCCTCGAATAAGGAGTCCGGGGACTTGAAAGGCTCTTCTGAAGAACAGATGGCAAATAAGGATAAGGAAGAAGCTGCAAATATTGTGGGTGAGATGACTACTGAGGAGAGTAATCTAACCGAGGAGAAAACCACAGGCTCAGTCTTGAAAGAGCAGCTTGTCAACAAGAACTGA
- the LOC106439190 gene encoding 40S ribosomal protein S23-2, which translates to MGKTRGMGAGRKLKRLRINQRWADKQYKKSHQGNEWKKPFAGSSHAKGIVLEKIGIEAKQPNSAIRKCARVQLIKNGKKIAAFVPNDGCLNYIEENDEVLIAGFGRKGHAVGDIPGVRFKVVKVSGVSLLALFKEKKEKPRS; encoded by the exons ATGGG TAAGACACGTGGTATGGGAGCTGGGCGCAAGCTGAAGAGGCTTAGGATTAACCAGAGGTGGGCTGACAAGCAGTACAAGAAGAGTCACCAAGGAAACGAGTGGAAGAAGCCTTTTGCTGGTTCTTCCCACGCTAAAGGAATCGTCCTTGAGAAGAT TGGTATTGAAGCTAAGCAGCCTAACTCTGCCATCCGTAAATGTGCTAGAGTTCAGTTGATCAAGAACGGCAAAAAGATTGCTGCTTTCGTTCCCAATGATGGTTGCTTGAACTACATTGAAGAAAAC GATGAGGTGTTGATTGCTGGATTTGGGCGTAAAGGACATGCCGTTGGAGATATTCCTGGAGTTAGGTTCAAGGTGGTGAAGGTGTCTGGTGTCTCGCTCTTGGCTCTTTtcaaggagaagaaggagaagcctAGGTCTTAG
- the LOC106443984 gene encoding exocyst complex component EXO70H1, translated as MRTKTGFSFFSKITYSKKKPSPTIPKKGLDSSEIDHTIDNAAEIIEKWNTEYVSTTKFYSLFCESKREAKKFINGVKDLQKSMDTLIKEDPNSENLLRAQKLMQIAMKRLQSEFYQILSMNRARLDPETGEDVRLAGDSIVEVEEVSRNSMKELKSIAECMIAAGYAKECASTYKCFRKSIVDEGIHRLGVEKVSSSKVKKMPSEVVEVKMRSWIDAVSVSMKTLFNGEKTLCDEVFEGCSVSLRESCFRDISKEGALLLLGFPESVAVRDKKNPNPKKIFTLLDMYGTITENLQAIESIFSFHSVSAVRSQALSSLNRLSESILSHLVEFESEIRKDSSKTVVPGGGVHPMTTSSMDHLSRLAEYSGILVNIIVKGSSSSAKALLPKSYFNLSESDGCHHGSEVRVRFAWMVLVLLCKIDGKAEMYKDFSMQYLFLANNLQHVASRARSTGLKHLLGDEWIERHFEKVGQFARSYERLAWEPLASMCPKTEEMSPEEAKMRLEKFSECFESTCQSQSACVVPDQTLLEEMRSSIVEKLLPVYRDFYNAHSNAAMLAGTEGGWNVRYTPEDVAKYLSSELFNGKGVLEEEKSCVFRTSFGLVTARNSSRRKKRSLSCRRF; from the coding sequence ATGAGAACCAAAACCGGTTTCAGCTTCTTCTCCAAGATCACTTATTCCAAAAAGAAACCTTCTCCCACAATACCTAAGAAAGGCTTGGACTCATCAGAGATCGACCATACCATCGACAACGCGGCCGAGATCATCGAGAAATGGAACACGGAGTACGTTTCCACAACGAAATTCTATTCTCTCTTTTGCGAGAGCAAGAGAGAAGCCAAGAAGTTCATAAACGGCGTCAAAGATTTGCAAAAGTCAATGGATACGTTAATTAAAGAAGATCCAAACTCCGAGAACCTCCTCAGAGCTCAGAAGCTCATGCAGATCGCTATGAAACGTCTCCAGAGCGAGTTCTACCAGATTCTATCGATGAACCGTGCCCGTTTGGATCCTGAAACCGGCGAGGACGTTCGTCTTGCTGGAGACTCCATCGTTGAGGTTGAAGAGGTCTCCAGGAACTCTATGAAGGAGCTGAAGTCCATCGCCGAGTGCATGATCGCGGCAGGCTACGCGAAAGAGTGTGCGAGTACTTATAAATGCTTTCGAAAATCGATAGTCGACGAAGGGATACACCGTCTCGGCGTCGAGAAAGTAAGCTCGTCTAAGGTGAAGAAGATGCCAAGCGAGGTTGTTGAGGTGAAGATGAGGAGCTGGATCGATGCGGTTAGCGTCTCGATGAAGACACTCTTCAACGGGGAGAAGACACTATGCGATGAAGTCTTTGAAGGCTGCTCTGTCTCTCTCAGAGAGTCTTGTTTTAGAGATATATCTAAAGAAGGAGCTCTGCTTTTATTAGGGTTTCCTGAAAGTGTTGCCGTGCGAGACAAGAAAAATCCGAACCCTAAAAAGATTTTTACTTTACTTGATATGTACGGCACTATAACTGAGAATTTACAGGCGATTGAGTCTATCTTCTCGTTTCATTCAGTGTCGGCGGTTCGGTCTCAAGCTCTCAGCTCGCTTAACCGGCTCAGTGAGTCGATTCTATCCCACCTGGTGGAGTTTGAGTCTGAGATAAGGAAAGACTCGTCTAAGACGGTGGTCCCTGGAGGAGGTGTTCATCCGATGACTACCTCCTCCATGGACCACCTCTCTCGCCTAGCGGAGTACAGTGGCATTCTCGTGAATATCATTGTTAAAGGATCATCTTCTTCCGCTAAAGCATTGCTTCCAAAATCTTACTTTAACCTCTCTGAATCTGATGGATGTCATCATGGATCTGAGGTGAGGGTGCGATTCGCGTGGATGGTTCTTGTCCTCCTCTGTAAGATCGACGGCAAAGCGGAGATGTACAAGGACTTCTCCATGCAGTACCTCTTCTTAGCCAACAACCTCCAGCACGTGGCGTCTCGCGCACGCTCCACGGGCCTTAAGCACCTCCTCGGCGATGAGTGGATCGAGAGGCATTTCGAGAAAGTAGGACAGTTCGCTAGAAGTTACGAAAGGCTCGCGTGGGAGCCACTTGCGTCGATGTGTCCGAAGACGGAGGAGATGTCGCCGGAGGAAGCCAAGATGCGACTCGAAAAGTTCAGCGAATGTTTCGAGAGCACGTGCCAGTCGCAGAGCGCGTGCGTCGTACCTGATCAGACACTCTTGGAGGAGATGAGAAGCTCGATCGTGGAGAAGTTGTTGCCGGTGTATCGTGATTTTTACAACGCTCATAGCAATGCAGCTATGTTGGCGGGAACGGAAGGTGGGTGGAATGTCCGGTATACCCCTGAAGATGTGGCAAAGTACTTGTCGTCGGAGTTGTTTAACGGGAAAGGTGTTTTGGAGGAGGAGAAGTCATGTGTGTTTCGGACATCTTTCGGTCTTGTTACAGCTCGTAACTCTTCTCGACGAAAGAAGCGATCTTTGTCATGCAGAAGATTTTGA